The Peribacillus simplex genome contains the following window.
AAAGAAACTCTTTTAGAGTAGATGTGTAAATTAAATATCCTCGTTAGGTGAGGCTCCTGTGTAGGAGATACGCTACTGCCCAAAAATGTCGAAAGACGCCAATGGGTCAACAGAAACCATCGACATAAGGTGGTTTTTAATGTAGCTGGCTTTGTCCTATGCCACACAGTGCTAAAGCTCTACGAATGGAGGAACTGGATTTATGCTATGTATTTGTCATTCAGTCATATACGACTGTTTTATTTGTCATCCAGACAATGTACGCATATATACCGTATTTTTGACGCCTTCATTTGTAATGGAGGTGTTTTTATTTTTTTCCTGGAGGTGAGGATTTGGATCCTTATTCGCGACGATATACTCGAAACTTAGTGAAAATTGAATAAACACAAGATTTTGGAAGGGGAATAATAATATTTTTTTTACTCTTATTAAGGAAATATTTTTTTGCTCCCCTAAAAAGGAGTGAGTGGCAAAAATGATAAAAGTCTTGACAGAAGACCAAATAACTTTACAAATGATAAAAGTTTTAAAAGAAGGAAAAAAGAAAGAATTTCAAGCAATATTAGAAGAACTCCATCCATATGACATTGCTCGGATTTTTGAGGGACTCCCAGAAAAACATCATACACGTTTCTTGCTGTTCCTTAATTCAGAACAAATCGCTGAACTGATTCAAGAGCTTGAAAAAGTACATCAATTAAAGATTCTTAGTAAATTAGGAATAGAGAAATCCGGGCATGTAATGGATTTAATGGATAATGATGACCTAGCTTCATTGTTAGAGAACCTATCCCCTGGGAAAATTGAAGAACTTCTTTCAGGCATGAAACAAGAAGAATCTAAAATCGTTCAAAATATCATGAATTATCCCCCTGAAACGGCGGGACGAATAATGACAAACCGTTTTGTATGGATCCCCCAACATTATACGGTCCGTGAATCAGTTGAAAAACTTAAAATATTTGCGGAGTTTTCGGAAACGATTAACTATCTTTATGTAATTGATAATGATAAAAAATTAGTTGGTGTTGTCTCATATCGGGATTTAATAATAAATGATGAATCTGAAAAAATTAAAGATATTATGTACAGCCGAGTGATCTCCGTATCGGCTTATGAAGATCAAGAAGAGGTTGCCGGTGTTATTGAGCGTTATGATTTTTTAGCAATCCCTGTTGTTGAAAAAAATAATGAGTTATTAGGAATTGTAACCGTTGATGATATTATTGATGTTGTCATTAAAGAAGCAAACGAAGATATTGAAAAACTATCGGCATCCGGTAAAGCTATTGATTTTGACACGAAGGCCCATGTGGCCGCATATCGTCGGCTCCCCTGGCTTATTTTACTTTTATTTATCGGATTAGTGTCAGGAACTATTATAAGCAGTTTTGAAGAAACCTTGTCCAAAGTTGTTGCACTTGCTTTCTTTATGCCGATGATCGCAGGGATGACTGGAAATACAGGTACCCAATCTTTAGCTGTTGTTGTAAGGGGCCTAATCACTAGTGATACGGATAAGGGAGTCGTAACCAGACTTATTATACGGGAACTGAAAGTTGGATTGATAATAGGCATTACCTGTGGAATATTAATTTCCATCATAGCTTATGTTTGGCAGGGAAATCCCGTTCTGGGATTAGTGGTTGGAAGTTCGTTAGTCATGACCCTAATTATTGGGACCTTAGCTGGGACCATCATTCCTCTAATCTTATATAAACTCAACATCGATCCCGCAGTTGCTTCTGGTCCATTAATTACAACACTAAATGATATACTCTCGTTACTTATTTACTTTGGAATTGCGACGATGTTTATTTCAAAATTGATGTAGACCATCCATTAAACCAAGTTCACATATGTTTGCAAAGTTTTTTCAAGGGCGAGCATAGCCTCAATGATTGCAGTGAAAACTGTCCAGGCTGACGTTTTAAACCAGGAATATAAATAAGAAGAAAGAAAGAAAGTAGCTGCTGAGCTTGACCATTTGCCAAGCAGATCAATAAAGATAGTGTATTTCAAGCTGCGGCCTTTTCTCGGTATCCAAACGGGGAAAGGCCGTTAAATTTCCAGGAAGCGAACCGTATATGGTAGAAGTCGACGTACATTATTTATGCTTAAAACGAACATTGTAGGACAAAGCATTTTCCTCATGTCCTTTATATGAATGAAAAACATGGGGCATAATAGGTCGTAGCAAGTTTAGGACTTTCAAGAAAGGCTACATAAAGAGTGATATGGAAGCAAAAGGCAATCATATTCTTTGACCTATGAACTTCAACAGTGATACGCTTCTTTTCGATATTTACGCATTCAAAATCAAGGAGGAACGAATGATGACACAAACAAAACAACAAAAAATCACCCTGGCAAACCGTCCAAAAGGTATGCCTTCGAAAGAAGATTTTAACTTTGTTGAGAGTGAAGTTCCCACACCAAAAGATAATGAGATTTTAGTAAGGACGCTATATTTATCTGTCGATCCATACATGCGTGGCAGAATGCAAGATACCAAATCATACATTGCTCCATTTGAATTGAATAAAGTCATCACGGGTGGCGTTGTTGCTGAAGTTGTTGATTCCAAATCGAATTCTTTCAAACAAGGGGATGTCGTTGTTGGGAATATCGACTGGGCGGAATATACAGTTGTCACTGAAAAGGAAATCCGCGTGATTGATCCCAAGGTGGCTCCGATCACAACGCATTTAGGGATTCTTGGAATGACCGGTTTGACAGCTTACTTTGGTTTGCTTGATATTGGTAAACCTCAAGAAGGTGAAACTGTAGTTGTTTCCGGAGCGGCTGGAGCAGTTGGTTCAGTAGTCGGACAAATTGCTAAGATAAAAGGTGCGAAGGTTGTTGGCATCGCTGGTTCAGATGAAAAACTTGAGTACTTAACGAAAGAGCTCGGATTTGATGGAGCCGTAAATTATAAAAGTGATAGTTTTGCGGCAGATTTAGCTAATGCTGTTCCTGATGGAATCGATGTTTATTTCGATAATGTGGGCGGCGAGGTGACAGATGCTGTTTTCACACTTTTGAATGCGAATGCCCGAATTCCATTATGCGGAGCGATTTCCTCGTATAATGCAGAAGGGAAAGATCTAGGACCGCGTCTGCAATCGGCGATGATCAAAACGAGTGCACTTATGAAAGGTTTCACAGTTGGAAATTATGCCGCTAGATTCCAAGAGGGTGCGACGGATTTAGGTAAGTGGCTTCAAGAAGGAAAGCTGAAGTATGAAGAAACGATTATTGAAGGGTTCAAAAACACTCCTGATGCATTTTTAGGTTTGTTTAAAGGAACGAACCTCGGTAAGCAGCTTGTAAAAGTTGCGGAACCTGAATTCGCTCAACTCTAAGTATTATGGAAATAAAGCTGAGGAAGTTCCTTTGTTGTGATTTTTAAGCAGCTTATAATAAAAACGGCCTTTTTTCGATATTCAATCGGGGAAAGGTCGTTTTCCTTTTCATAAAAAGATATCCCAGACTTTAGGCAAATTTGAACGTTGCCTACAGGCACTCACTTAGCGCAGGCAATCCGCCCAAGGTGCCTTTGCGCCTGCGGGGTCTCCCCTGGACGCGCTTTTCCCGTAGGAGTCTCGCACACCCGTTCCAATCTACTTTGCTTTTACCTTTAGTGGTATCTTTTTATCCATATGAAGGATAATAATTATTAGAAGTCATCTTATCAGTAGCTTTCACTGCAGAGTTAATAGAATCATTAATGAAAGGATAAATTGAAAATGAGTGAAAATAAGCACCCTTCCGAATCTCTGAAATCAGATGCGATACATACGACATTTAAACAGGTTTTTGAAATAAAGAAGAATCCATTTCCTTGGATAAAAGCACTAAGCGCAGGCATAGCTGCTGCCTTACCTGTTTTCATTGGCTTATTATTCGGGAATTTAGCGTACGGTTTACTGGCAGGGATCGGAGGTTTCACTTATTTATACGTTTTTAACCAACCGTATCACCAAAGAACTATAAAGATTTTCTTTGTGATGGTGGGTCTTGCTTTATCTGTTGTATTAGGGACGCTTTTGGCTCCATACCAATTGGGAACAGCCATAATGATGGGGATCATCGGGGCAAGTGTTTTTTTTATATTTGGTGCATTAAAGATTACCGGTCCTTCGGCGGTATTCTTCGTCTTGAGCTTTGCGCTTGCGACAGGTATGCCCGTTGATCAAAGTCTGGCTCCGTTGCGTGGGGGCCTCGTTATAATGGGTGGTGCACTATCTTGGATAATCTGTATGTTAGGGTGGTTTTTCAACCCTCATGGACCAGAATCGCTTGCGGTGGAAAAGGTGTACAGAGAATTGGGGGCATTCTTTGATTCCATGGGAACCGAGAAATACAATAAAGCAAGACAGGGAACGGTAATGGCGATGAAACAGGCTGAAGATACACTGTTAGCCGGGTTTTCAAACAGGCGAAGCCCAGATGAGTTAAAGCGGTTGTTCCTACTGAATGAACATGCGAATGCCATATTCTTGGAGGCTCTGGAAATTTCCTTGAACAAAAATATCGTACTGCCGCCAGAATTAGGTCAATCCGTTCGTGCCCTTGCCGGTTCCATTGCATCTAAAACAAAGAATGAAAAAAAGATCCTTCAACCTGACCAAATGACTGAAAAGGTGGAAGAGTTATTCATGAAGATTTATAATGCAGATGCCATCATGAATGAACCTGTCCAGAAAATCGATCAAGCAGCAACCATCTCAAAGCCTTCTTTAAAAACAATTTTTCTTGGGGCGTTCGATAAGAATTCAATTGTCTTCCGCGCTTCCGTTCGATATGGAACAATCCTTACTATTGCTGCCATCATCGCATATTCCGCCGATTTTAACCGTTCGTACTGGATTCCCTTATCCTGTGCGGCCGTTATGTCGGGTTCGACCATCATCGCCACATTCCATCGAGCGGTTCAAAGGACTTTCGGGACGGTCATCGGACTCCTGCTAGCAAGTTTAATTCTAGCAGCCGTTCATAACGAGTTCATTATCGTTCTGATCATTTTATGTTTGACATTCATTACAGAGCTTTTCATCGTTCGGAATTATGGATTAGCGGCGATGTTTTTTACTCCTTCAGCATTAATCATGGCGGAATATTCAACTCAAATCTATGATTTCAGTTTTTTTGCAACAGTAAGGATAACAGATATCGTCGTTGGAAGCATGATAGGTCTTATTGGGTCGCTGTTACTCGGAAGTCGTTCGGCATCCAGTCTTCTCAATCATTTGACAGCCAAAACGATTCGAAGCCAGGGACAGTTATTATTGATGGCGTTCTCTGAAAAAGATAATGACTTTGCAATTGATGAAAGAGGCGAAAGGAACAAAATGCAAACAAATATGGTGAATCTATTAACGGTTTACAATGGATCCCTTGGTGAGATATTCAAAAACAAGGCTAGACTGGAATCTCTTTGGCCCGTTATATTTTCGATAGAACAGTTGGGCTATTATCTAAATGCCAGCTTGAAATCCTATGAACGGCCAGTCCTTTCAGAGCGGGAGCTCGCTCAATTGCTGTATGTTTTCGAAACCATGGCGATAGCGGCAGATAAAGGTCGATCATATACTAATAAAGAAGTGCCTGAAATTGAAGGATACTCAAAAGTCCGCCAGGAAATTTTGGACCTTCAAGAAGCACTTCAGTTTTGCTGAGAAACAACTGGCTAATTAATCTATTAAGGGAGTTCATATTTGACTCCCATTCATTTAATGAGTGTTTCATGCCTCTGTTAATAGGGTAAAATTGGAAGGATTATAGAAAAGTCTGTAAAAATGCCAGTTTTCATTATAAAATGTACTTACAAACAGAAAGGTGATGAACCATGTCAAACGTTGCTGAATTTCGTGATTTTTTAACTAGTGAGAAAATCTATATGAATGAGTTGAATGAAGATGGAACCACCTTTTTTAGAGCTGAGCAAAAGTTAAAGGACGGGTGGAAGGTCCTTTTAGTATTTGCATTCAATCAAGATGAAAATGTGGCGGACTTATTTTGCTTTAATGTCGCCGAGTTGAAGAATCCTGAAAAGAAACAGGATGTTCATACACTGTTGAATGAATATAATGCTAATTTTAGGTACTCCAAGCTTTATGAAGAAAATGGGACCATTTCCATTCGGTATTCATACTCCATTGAGGGGGATATCGTACCGGATCTTGCGTTCAGGAAGTTAATCATGCTGCTTGAAACGGCACAGCAAGTTTATCCGCGGTTAATGGAAGTCATTTGGTCTTAAATCATTATATAGGATGAAAAAGTTCTCTGAAACAGGGGGCTTTTTAACATCTTTACTAGAGTGAATGAATACATTAACGTTACAATACATTAATTAATAATTTTTTTAAAAGAACTATTGCATTTTTTTAGATTAAACTATATAATTAATTTTGTTGGTAATTCGACAAAGTTCTACAAGGACATGCGGGTGTAGTTTAGTGGTAAAACCTCAGCCTTCCAAGCTGATGATGAGGGTTCGATTCCCTTCACCCGCTCCAATACATACTCATAACGTAGGGTTTCGTTACCTGGAGAACGAAGCTTTGCGTTTAAATATTATTACAAGAATTCTACTGTTTACAGTGGGATTTTTTTATTGTCCAAATTACCTGCATTTTATGGGGGCGGAAATTCGGGAAAGGGTTGAATGAGCTGAAGGTTAATCTGATTATCATTTTTATTCTATCAGAGAGATGACAATACGAACTTATGGCATTCATATCGTAATTAAAACCGGAGTTTTATATTAGCTGCCATGTATTTTATCCCGATAAAAAGCGTTAATCAAAGCTATTCAGCATTAGGGGATAACAAAATAAGTTCATTTTTGGATGAATGCCTAAA
Protein-coding sequences here:
- the mgtE gene encoding magnesium transporter, with product MIKVLTEDQITLQMIKVLKEGKKKEFQAILEELHPYDIARIFEGLPEKHHTRFLLFLNSEQIAELIQELEKVHQLKILSKLGIEKSGHVMDLMDNDDLASLLENLSPGKIEELLSGMKQEESKIVQNIMNYPPETAGRIMTNRFVWIPQHYTVRESVEKLKIFAEFSETINYLYVIDNDKKLVGVVSYRDLIINDESEKIKDIMYSRVISVSAYEDQEEVAGVIERYDFLAIPVVEKNNELLGIVTVDDIIDVVIKEANEDIEKLSASGKAIDFDTKAHVAAYRRLPWLILLLFIGLVSGTIISSFEETLSKVVALAFFMPMIAGMTGNTGTQSLAVVVRGLITSDTDKGVVTRLIIRELKVGLIIGITCGILISIIAYVWQGNPVLGLVVGSSLVMTLIIGTLAGTIIPLILYKLNIDPAVASGPLITTLNDILSLLIYFGIATMFISKLM
- a CDS encoding NADP-dependent oxidoreductase translates to MTQTKQQKITLANRPKGMPSKEDFNFVESEVPTPKDNEILVRTLYLSVDPYMRGRMQDTKSYIAPFELNKVITGGVVAEVVDSKSNSFKQGDVVVGNIDWAEYTVVTEKEIRVIDPKVAPITTHLGILGMTGLTAYFGLLDIGKPQEGETVVVSGAAGAVGSVVGQIAKIKGAKVVGIAGSDEKLEYLTKELGFDGAVNYKSDSFAADLANAVPDGIDVYFDNVGGEVTDAVFTLLNANARIPLCGAISSYNAEGKDLGPRLQSAMIKTSALMKGFTVGNYAARFQEGATDLGKWLQEGKLKYEETIIEGFKNTPDAFLGLFKGTNLGKQLVKVAEPEFAQL
- a CDS encoding FUSC family protein; translated protein: MSENKHPSESLKSDAIHTTFKQVFEIKKNPFPWIKALSAGIAAALPVFIGLLFGNLAYGLLAGIGGFTYLYVFNQPYHQRTIKIFFVMVGLALSVVLGTLLAPYQLGTAIMMGIIGASVFFIFGALKITGPSAVFFVLSFALATGMPVDQSLAPLRGGLVIMGGALSWIICMLGWFFNPHGPESLAVEKVYRELGAFFDSMGTEKYNKARQGTVMAMKQAEDTLLAGFSNRRSPDELKRLFLLNEHANAIFLEALEISLNKNIVLPPELGQSVRALAGSIASKTKNEKKILQPDQMTEKVEELFMKIYNADAIMNEPVQKIDQAATISKPSLKTIFLGAFDKNSIVFRASVRYGTILTIAAIIAYSADFNRSYWIPLSCAAVMSGSTIIATFHRAVQRTFGTVIGLLLASLILAAVHNEFIIVLIILCLTFITELFIVRNYGLAAMFFTPSALIMAEYSTQIYDFSFFATVRITDIVVGSMIGLIGSLLLGSRSASSLLNHLTAKTIRSQGQLLLMAFSEKDNDFAIDERGERNKMQTNMVNLLTVYNGSLGEIFKNKARLESLWPVIFSIEQLGYYLNASLKSYERPVLSERELAQLLYVFETMAIAADKGRSYTNKEVPEIEGYSKVRQEILDLQEALQFC
- a CDS encoding YbjN domain-containing protein; this translates as MSNVAEFRDFLTSEKIYMNELNEDGTTFFRAEQKLKDGWKVLLVFAFNQDENVADLFCFNVAELKNPEKKQDVHTLLNEYNANFRYSKLYEENGTISIRYSYSIEGDIVPDLAFRKLIMLLETAQQVYPRLMEVIWS